The proteins below are encoded in one region of Micromonospora pisi:
- a CDS encoding LysR family transcriptional regulator, whose amino-acid sequence MDLARHLRQFLVVAEEMHFGRAAEILGIAQPPLSQAIQRLERELGVELFDRSRRQVSLTTAGQLLLVEAPAMLSAEERIRVMMRKAGEGEIGTLRAGVPPETPAVTLQALLTRMVERAPGLDVDLHELTSAEQLRMLAEARLDVGLVHHPVEVDELRFGSAVTVRLGVVLPRASPLAQLREVTLADLTGHDLVLFPRATAPGWHDEILDVCRRSGFTPRRIRHARNPDFLLGLVLGRHCVTFEPESTARREPRVAWRPLAEPVLSRRTSAVWPVRSPHPAAGTFAQVATEILGGPAPTPPVVVAPDRMRPWSIVYTPSDVRDDPGRSHRVADCGQPDGHKHPERDEADSQPGDVSDGLDAHGERHADRGGHDHTHGDAQYPVRHAVLRPPRPGAKDGWGEQEHAQPDQRKS is encoded by the coding sequence GTGGACCTAGCGCGGCACCTGCGGCAGTTCCTTGTCGTCGCGGAGGAGATGCACTTCGGGCGGGCGGCCGAAATCCTGGGTATCGCCCAACCACCGCTGAGTCAGGCGATCCAACGGCTGGAACGGGAACTCGGGGTCGAACTCTTCGACCGGTCCCGGCGCCAGGTCAGCCTGACCACCGCCGGGCAGTTGCTCCTGGTCGAGGCGCCCGCGATGCTCTCGGCCGAGGAGCGGATCCGGGTGATGATGCGCAAGGCCGGCGAGGGTGAGATCGGTACGTTGCGAGCGGGCGTACCCCCGGAGACCCCCGCTGTCACCCTGCAGGCGCTGCTGACCCGGATGGTTGAGCGGGCACCCGGACTCGACGTCGACCTCCATGAGTTGACCAGCGCCGAGCAGCTCCGGATGCTCGCCGAGGCTCGGCTCGACGTCGGGCTGGTCCACCACCCGGTGGAGGTCGACGAGCTTCGGTTCGGTTCGGCCGTGACGGTCCGGCTGGGGGTGGTGCTGCCGCGCGCCTCACCCCTGGCCCAACTCCGCGAGGTCACCCTCGCCGACCTCACCGGTCACGACCTGGTCCTCTTCCCCCGTGCCACCGCACCCGGCTGGCACGACGAGATCCTCGACGTGTGTCGTCGGTCCGGCTTCACACCCCGACGGATCCGGCACGCCCGCAATCCGGATTTCCTGCTCGGCCTGGTACTCGGCCGGCACTGCGTGACGTTCGAGCCGGAGTCGACGGCCCGGCGTGAGCCGAGGGTCGCCTGGCGTCCGCTCGCCGAACCGGTGCTGAGCCGACGCACGTCAGCGGTCTGGCCGGTCCGGTCGCCGCACCCGGCCGCCGGGACGTTCGCCCAGGTCGCCACCGAGATCCTGGGCGGTCCCGCGCCGACACCCCCGGTGGTCGTCGCCCCGGACCGGATGCGGCCCTGGTCGATCGTCTACACGCCAAGCGACGTGCGGGACGACCCCGGGAGGTCACACCGAGTCGCGGATTGCGGCCAACCCGACGGCCACAAGCATCCCGAGCGCGACGAGGCCGATTCGCAGCCAGGGGACGTTTCGGACGGGCTTGACGCCCACGGAGAACGCCACGCCGACCGTGGCGGTCATGACCACACACATGGCGATGCTCAGTACCCGGTACGCCACGCCGTACTCCGACCACCACGCCCAGGTGCCAAAGACGGCTGGGGCGAGCAGGAGCATGCTCAGCCCGATCAGCGGAAAAGCTAG
- a CDS encoding M15 family metallopeptidase: protein MRRNRHKLILGVLLPALVTAACAAPPASPAPGVTAPTPPPAPAATSTGPPPEFVASVAPVTGADVAQSWRPGCPVGPNQLDLLTLSYWGFDAQPHTGTIVVNRTVAKDVVTVFRSLYDQRFPIRRMTPVDAYGGDDDRSMADDNTSGFNCRAAVATGPTKWSAHAYGQAIDINPVENPYLVDGAVLPPAGAAYADRDRDHPGLAVPDGPLVRAFAAVGWSWGGDFRAPDYQHFSSTGG from the coding sequence ATGCGTCGGAACCGGCACAAACTGATCTTGGGTGTGCTGCTCCCCGCCCTGGTGACGGCGGCTTGCGCGGCACCGCCGGCCTCGCCGGCACCCGGCGTCACCGCCCCGACCCCGCCGCCGGCACCGGCTGCCACCAGCACCGGCCCGCCACCGGAGTTCGTCGCCAGCGTCGCACCCGTCACCGGTGCCGACGTCGCCCAGAGCTGGCGCCCCGGCTGCCCGGTCGGCCCGAACCAGCTCGACCTGCTCACACTGAGCTACTGGGGATTCGACGCGCAGCCGCACACCGGCACGATCGTGGTGAACCGGACGGTCGCCAAGGACGTGGTCACCGTCTTCCGTTCGCTGTACGACCAACGATTCCCGATCCGGCGGATGACCCCGGTCGACGCGTACGGCGGGGACGACGACCGGTCGATGGCCGACGACAACACCTCCGGCTTCAACTGTCGTGCGGCGGTGGCCACCGGTCCGACGAAGTGGTCCGCGCACGCGTACGGACAGGCGATCGACATCAACCCGGTGGAGAACCCGTACCTGGTCGACGGTGCGGTGCTGCCACCGGCCGGCGCCGCGTACGCCGATCGCGACCGCGACCACCCGGGCCTCGCGGTGCCCGACGGCCCACTGGTCAGGGCGTTCGCGGCGGTCGGCTGGTCCTGGGGTGGCGACTTCCGGGCGCCGGACTACCAACATTTCAGCAGCACCGGCGGCTGA
- the pnuC gene encoding nicotinamide riboside transporter PnuC, with product MLDWLNSPAVTTFGAPTSWAELLGFATGMLCVLLVVRQHVANWPVGILNVLLLMVVFWSAGLYADAGLQTVYVLLGGYGWWRWTARGVDHTPLPVRRTSGAEWVALGVAGVALTGALWFFLERFTASTVPLPDAATTALSLLATYGQARKLVESWWFWAAADLVYIPLYGYKGLWLTAILYVGFLGLCALGWRAWRADLRGEPRGSESLAASVSG from the coding sequence ATGCTGGACTGGCTCAACTCACCGGCGGTGACCACGTTCGGCGCCCCGACGTCCTGGGCGGAACTGCTCGGCTTCGCCACCGGGATGCTCTGCGTGCTGCTCGTCGTCCGGCAACACGTCGCCAACTGGCCGGTCGGCATCCTCAACGTACTGCTGCTGATGGTGGTCTTCTGGTCCGCCGGGCTCTACGCCGACGCCGGGCTGCAGACCGTCTACGTGCTGCTCGGTGGCTACGGCTGGTGGCGGTGGACGGCGCGCGGTGTCGACCACACCCCGTTGCCGGTACGCAGGACGTCCGGGGCCGAGTGGGTCGCGCTGGGGGTCGCCGGGGTCGCGCTCACCGGTGCGCTCTGGTTCTTCCTCGAGCGGTTCACCGCCTCGACGGTGCCGTTGCCGGATGCGGCCACCACCGCACTGTCGCTGCTGGCGACGTACGGCCAGGCCCGCAAGCTGGTGGAGAGCTGGTGGTTCTGGGCCGCCGCCGACCTGGTCTACATCCCGCTCTACGGCTACAAGGGCCTGTGGTTGACCGCGATCCTGTACGTCGGCTTCCTCGGTCTCTGCGCGCTCGGTTGGCGGGCCTGGCGGGCCGATCTGCGTGGCGAGCCGAGAGGCAGTGAATCCCTGGCCGCGTCGGTGAGCGGGTGA
- a CDS encoding M64 family metallopeptidase, with translation MRRWRATLAVAGLAASLLVAGPVPAALADNAPLPEPKVHPIQVTGPATERLNLVIMGDGYQADQQSLFFADVDRNLAVMWATEPFRSYRDYINVYAVELASIDYGVRCDPDGRVRNPDGTIRDTGEREGPIDAKNTALRMIYQNGCADPLSRGTVYGGAPLNCQSYAGYYPEGVNPCETGNQAHNRIMDRYVTPVLGLPRTAQNVQSLAIFNTFTYGGIGGTNATTSGGSPQGPLISLHELGHSLGTLADEYPYSSRDVIRNCYTGNEPSSFHHTTYSDERQMIADQHKWFRWLGEESLSGGTIGLHEGGGTYPCGQRRPSEHSMMRWIGFDLDQIGRENMVARITGMRNAGQMNMGQAPLGTVPGDGVLWVETGQPRYHELQVTWRIGGADGPVLDTRNSRSLDLDPLDLPAGTVVHVEVRDPVGPDGIDWVRNPSTNNTASDSGYNGPRFVQTREWTVGDTTAVPSAPEADITSATITTQPVAGDEVVFVETNHPTDRIVDVSWSLNGKALPNPSNSRILDLAALKLAPGTHKLSARVTDPADPGGVSDQIEWTVDNALPTAPRTLSAPLTRLPGAVEHPVYFDGWDMWLDPQDNQAGYDEKRYVVGQLRLDNDGWFNYFGFPEQPMPSSPFQFRHSGTSVKALTYGNLGTGGLSRATFEQTLPDDHPSGGFVPGFGTHLVEHRAIDPAGNIGTPESYRATVLPGSSPACTTTLTGRQSRVVVEQGVTCLTNAQVNGAVTVRAGASLVVRDSSINGTLVSAGAQAVQMFGSTLNGAAQITGTTRDVTIAGSTFNGAVALSNNTQVSANERYSRLAGAYGPLLVGNRLNGALSCSGNSAQVKDFGAPNKVNGARSGDCAKL, from the coding sequence GTGAGACGCTGGAGAGCAACGCTCGCGGTGGCGGGCCTGGCGGCGAGTCTGCTGGTCGCCGGACCGGTCCCGGCCGCACTGGCCGACAACGCGCCGCTGCCGGAGCCGAAGGTTCATCCGATCCAGGTCACCGGCCCGGCCACCGAACGACTCAACCTGGTCATCATGGGTGACGGCTACCAGGCGGACCAGCAGAGCCTCTTCTTCGCCGACGTGGACCGCAACCTCGCCGTCATGTGGGCCACCGAGCCGTTCCGCTCCTACCGCGACTACATCAACGTGTACGCGGTCGAGCTCGCCTCCATCGACTACGGCGTCCGCTGCGACCCGGACGGGCGGGTCCGGAACCCGGACGGAACGATCCGGGACACCGGTGAGCGCGAGGGTCCGATCGACGCGAAGAACACCGCCCTGCGGATGATCTACCAGAACGGCTGTGCCGACCCGCTCTCCCGGGGAACGGTCTACGGCGGAGCGCCGCTGAACTGCCAGAGCTACGCCGGCTACTACCCGGAGGGGGTGAACCCCTGCGAGACCGGCAACCAGGCCCACAACCGGATCATGGACAGGTACGTCACCCCCGTGCTGGGCCTGCCCCGCACGGCGCAGAACGTGCAGTCGCTCGCCATCTTCAACACGTTCACGTACGGCGGGATCGGCGGCACGAACGCGACCACCTCCGGCGGCTCGCCGCAGGGTCCACTGATCTCACTGCACGAGCTGGGACACTCGCTCGGCACCCTGGCCGACGAGTACCCGTACAGCTCCCGTGACGTGATCCGGAACTGCTACACCGGCAACGAGCCGAGCAGCTTCCACCACACCACCTACTCGGACGAGCGGCAGATGATCGCCGACCAGCACAAGTGGTTCCGCTGGTTGGGCGAGGAAAGCCTCTCCGGTGGCACGATCGGGTTGCACGAGGGCGGCGGCACGTACCCCTGCGGCCAGCGTCGTCCGAGCGAGCACTCGATGATGCGGTGGATCGGGTTCGACCTGGACCAGATCGGCCGGGAGAACATGGTGGCCCGGATCACCGGGATGCGCAACGCCGGTCAGATGAACATGGGGCAGGCGCCGCTCGGCACCGTACCCGGCGACGGCGTGCTCTGGGTCGAGACCGGACAACCGCGCTACCACGAGCTCCAGGTGACCTGGCGGATCGGTGGGGCCGACGGCCCCGTACTGGACACCCGGAACAGCCGCAGCCTCGACCTGGACCCGCTCGATCTGCCCGCCGGCACGGTGGTGCACGTCGAGGTACGCGACCCGGTGGGTCCGGACGGCATCGACTGGGTACGGAACCCGTCGACGAACAACACCGCCTCGGACTCCGGCTACAACGGACCCCGGTTCGTGCAGACCCGGGAGTGGACGGTCGGAGACACCACCGCCGTACCGTCGGCCCCCGAGGCGGACATCACCTCGGCGACGATCACCACCCAGCCGGTCGCCGGCGACGAGGTCGTCTTCGTGGAGACCAACCACCCGACCGACCGGATCGTCGACGTCTCCTGGTCGCTCAACGGGAAGGCGTTGCCGAACCCGAGCAACAGCCGGATCCTCGACCTCGCTGCACTGAAGCTGGCCCCCGGCACCCACAAGCTGAGTGCGCGGGTGACCGACCCGGCCGACCCGGGCGGCGTCTCCGACCAGATCGAATGGACCGTCGACAACGCCCTGCCGACCGCGCCCCGGACGCTGTCGGCGCCGCTGACCCGGCTGCCCGGCGCAGTGGAGCACCCGGTCTACTTCGACGGCTGGGACATGTGGCTGGACCCGCAGGACAACCAGGCCGGCTACGACGAGAAGCGGTACGTCGTCGGTCAGCTCCGGTTGGACAACGACGGCTGGTTCAACTACTTCGGCTTCCCGGAACAGCCGATGCCCTCCTCGCCGTTCCAGTTCCGCCACTCCGGGACGAGCGTGAAGGCGCTGACGTACGGCAACCTCGGCACCGGCGGGCTCTCCCGGGCCACGTTCGAGCAGACCCTGCCGGACGACCACCCGAGCGGCGGCTTCGTACCGGGCTTCGGCACGCACCTGGTCGAGCACCGGGCGATCGACCCGGCCGGCAACATCGGTACGCCCGAGAGCTACCGGGCCACCGTGTTGCCCGGCTCCTCCCCCGCCTGCACCACCACCCTGACCGGGCGGCAGTCGCGGGTGGTCGTCGAGCAGGGCGTCACCTGTCTGACGAACGCCCAGGTCAACGGCGCGGTGACGGTACGTGCCGGCGCGTCCCTGGTGGTCCGGGACAGCTCGATCAACGGGACGCTGGTGTCGGCCGGTGCGCAGGCCGTGCAGATGTTCGGCTCCACCCTGAACGGGGCGGCCCAGATCACCGGGACCACGCGTGACGTGACCATCGCCGGGAGCACGTTCAACGGCGCGGTCGCGCTGTCGAACAACACCCAGGTCTCGGCGAACGAGCGGTACAGCCGGCTGGCGGGCGCGTACGGGCCGCTGCTGGTGGGCAACCGGCTCAACGGGGCGTTGAGCTGCTCGGGCAACAGCGCCCAGGTCAAGGACTTCGGTGCGCCGAACAAGGTGAACGGCGCCCGCAGCGGTGACTGCGCGAAGCTCTGA
- a CDS encoding MalY/PatB family protein, translated as MTTEVTSAAVGSPFHVSLDELRLRTSEKWRRYPSDVLPLWVAEMDVPLAEPVVRALTTAIALGDTGYPHGTGYAEALAGFATERWGWTPEIAHTTVVPDVMMGIVEVLKLVTGDGDAVVVSPPVYQPFYQFLRSLDRRIVEAPLDARHRLDPEALDRAFADAVAGGRRAAYLLCSPHNPTGTVHTREELTTVAELAERHGVRVVADEIHAPLVYAGATFVPYLSVPAAANAFALLSASKAWNLAGLKAAVAVAGPEAAVDLARMPPEVGDGPSHLGVIAHSAALRLGGAWLDGLLAGLDDNRRLLGELLAEELPLVRYRPPDGTYLAWLDCRALGLPADPAEVFLAQGRVAFVPGPAFGTGGTGHVRFNLATSPEIITEAVRRMATAVR; from the coding sequence ATCACGACTGAGGTAACGTCTGCGGCTGTGGGCAGCCCCTTTCACGTGTCGCTGGACGAGCTACGCCTCCGTACGAGCGAGAAGTGGCGGCGGTACCCGTCGGACGTGCTCCCACTCTGGGTCGCGGAGATGGACGTACCCCTGGCCGAACCGGTCGTCCGGGCGCTCACCACCGCCATCGCGCTCGGCGACACCGGGTATCCGCACGGCACCGGCTACGCGGAGGCACTCGCCGGCTTCGCCACCGAACGGTGGGGCTGGACGCCCGAGATCGCACACACCACGGTCGTACCGGACGTGATGATGGGCATCGTCGAAGTACTCAAGCTGGTCACCGGTGACGGCGACGCGGTGGTGGTCAGTCCCCCGGTCTACCAGCCCTTCTACCAGTTCCTGCGCAGCCTGGACCGGCGGATCGTCGAGGCCCCGCTGGACGCGCGGCACCGGCTCGACCCGGAGGCCCTCGACCGGGCGTTCGCCGACGCCGTGGCCGGCGGGCGGCGCGCCGCCTACCTGCTCTGCAGCCCGCACAATCCGACCGGAACGGTGCACACCCGCGAGGAGTTGACCACGGTCGCCGAGTTGGCCGAGCGGCACGGCGTACGGGTCGTGGCGGACGAGATCCACGCGCCGCTGGTGTACGCGGGCGCGACGTTCGTCCCGTACCTGTCAGTGCCGGCCGCGGCGAACGCCTTCGCGCTGCTCTCGGCGTCGAAGGCGTGGAACCTGGCCGGGCTCAAGGCGGCGGTGGCGGTGGCCGGACCGGAGGCGGCGGTCGACCTGGCACGGATGCCGCCGGAGGTCGGCGACGGCCCCAGCCACCTCGGCGTCATCGCCCACAGCGCGGCGTTACGACTCGGCGGCGCCTGGCTGGACGGCCTGCTGGCGGGCCTCGACGACAATCGGCGGCTCCTCGGCGAACTACTCGCCGAGGAGCTTCCGCTGGTTCGGTACCGGCCGCCGGACGGCACCTACCTGGCCTGGCTGGACTGCCGGGCCCTGGGTCTGCCCGCCGACCCGGCGGAGGTGTTCCTGGCACAGGGCCGGGTGGCGTTCGTGCCCGGACCCGCCTTCGGCACCGGAGGCACCGGCCATGTCCGGTTCAACCTCGCCACCTCCCCGGAGATCATTACCGAGGCGGTGCGTCGGATGGCCACCGCCGTACGTTGA
- a CDS encoding AAA family ATPase: MSVPRRFVHGLVVGKFYPPHAGHHHLIATAAAACDRLTVVVAPASVESIPLDLRLDWLREVHAATPWVRFAGVLDDHPVDYTDPLAWDAHCAVFRSALDAPVDAVFSSESYGDELARRFGASHVCVDPARGTVPVSGTGVRADPVAYWQHLAPPVRAWFTRRVVVVGAESTGTTTLARDLAEALRGRGGPWSRTRWVPEFGRELTARKLAVLRRTDPAATVFDVTWSPEDFAEVAGTQNRAEDEAARCGGPILVGDTDSRATAVWEERYLGAPSAATVAAARRPDLYLLTDHAGVPFEDDGLRDGEHLRGWMTGRFREVLGDSGVPVRELAGPPDVRLAAALSACDELLAGGWPLAPPLG; this comes from the coding sequence GTGAGCGTGCCCCGTCGTTTCGTACACGGGTTGGTGGTGGGGAAGTTCTACCCGCCGCACGCCGGTCACCACCACCTGATCGCCACCGCCGCTGCGGCCTGTGACCGGCTGACCGTGGTGGTGGCCCCGGCGAGCGTCGAGTCGATCCCGCTCGACCTGCGGCTCGACTGGCTGCGCGAGGTGCACGCGGCGACGCCCTGGGTACGGTTCGCCGGTGTGCTCGACGACCACCCGGTCGACTACACCGACCCGCTGGCCTGGGACGCGCACTGCGCCGTCTTCCGCAGTGCGCTCGACGCCCCGGTCGACGCCGTCTTCAGCTCCGAGTCGTACGGCGACGAGCTGGCCCGACGGTTCGGCGCCAGTCACGTCTGCGTGGACCCGGCGCGTGGCACGGTCCCGGTCTCCGGCACCGGGGTGCGGGCGGATCCGGTGGCGTACTGGCAGCATCTGGCGCCGCCGGTGCGGGCCTGGTTCACCCGCCGGGTGGTGGTGGTCGGCGCGGAGTCGACCGGCACCACCACGCTCGCCCGGGACCTGGCGGAGGCGTTGCGGGGGCGCGGGGGTCCGTGGTCGCGGACCCGTTGGGTGCCGGAGTTCGGTCGTGAGCTGACCGCACGCAAGCTCGCGGTGCTGCGGCGTACCGACCCGGCCGCGACCGTCTTCGACGTGACCTGGTCGCCAGAGGACTTCGCCGAGGTCGCCGGGACGCAGAACCGGGCCGAGGACGAGGCGGCCCGGTGCGGGGGACCGATCCTGGTCGGCGACACCGACTCCCGGGCCACCGCCGTGTGGGAGGAGCGTTATCTCGGCGCCCCGTCGGCGGCGACCGTCGCCGCCGCCCGGCGCCCGGATCTCTACCTGCTCACCGACCACGCGGGGGTGCCGTTCGAGGACGACGGCCTGCGGGACGGGGAGCACCTGCGCGGCTGGATGACCGGACGGTTCCGGGAGGTGCTGGGGGACAGCGGTGTACCGGTGCGGGAACTGGCCGGGCCGCCCGACGTCCGGCTCGCCGCCGCGCTGTCGGCCTGCGACGAACTGCTGGCCGGTGGCTGGCCGTTGGCCCCACCCCTGGGGTGA
- a CDS encoding glycosyltransferase 87 family protein produces the protein MVGVWIATRAVFVLIYANVIKAPVGNVFADVALYHRWSDALLHWQIPPDDPMWQYPPGAAALFRSLRHIAGDSVHSYEITFFTLALVADLLVLLTLLRLARGEGLLLGAWAWAVVVPLLNLLTYARYDIFATASAVVALAATVRRQVVAGAVLGIGALIKVWPAVLLISARPFAGLRPVLSGFAVTLAVLGGVLTLAFTEAWSGFTGNQAGRGLQIESVGATPLVLARLGDHTIDIRYVYGAMEFVDHPFVRPATVGLLVLTLLGLGFLGLWWLAMGRRLVWSSTVGFDIALLAILMTVVTSRVFSPQYMLWLIGLAAVCLTRRDTTQRVACALVMVATALTSALFPWFYAQVSTDPDWPGTALLVIRNALVVAALGIGFHTLTRGAVRTRPDTGGTRPDPVTNTATGSDVMR, from the coding sequence GTGGTCGGGGTCTGGATCGCCACCCGGGCAGTGTTCGTCCTGATCTACGCGAACGTCATCAAGGCCCCGGTCGGGAACGTCTTCGCCGACGTGGCGCTCTACCATCGCTGGAGCGACGCGCTGCTGCACTGGCAGATCCCCCCTGACGACCCGATGTGGCAGTATCCGCCCGGCGCCGCCGCGCTCTTCCGGTCGCTGCGCCACATCGCGGGGGACTCGGTCCACTCGTACGAGATCACGTTCTTCACCCTGGCACTCGTCGCCGACCTGCTGGTCCTGCTCACCCTGCTCCGACTCGCCCGCGGCGAGGGGCTACTCCTCGGCGCCTGGGCCTGGGCCGTGGTCGTCCCGCTGCTCAACCTGCTGACGTACGCCCGGTACGACATCTTCGCCACCGCGTCCGCCGTTGTCGCGCTCGCCGCCACCGTCCGACGCCAGGTGGTCGCCGGTGCCGTTCTGGGTATCGGCGCTCTGATCAAGGTCTGGCCGGCGGTGCTGCTGATCAGCGCCAGGCCGTTCGCCGGTCTCCGGCCCGTGCTTTCCGGCTTCGCCGTGACGCTCGCGGTGCTGGGCGGTGTCCTCACGCTCGCCTTCACCGAGGCCTGGTCCGGTTTCACCGGCAACCAGGCGGGCCGTGGCCTCCAGATCGAATCGGTCGGCGCCACCCCACTGGTCCTGGCCCGCCTCGGCGACCACACCATCGACATCCGGTACGTCTACGGCGCGATGGAGTTCGTCGACCACCCGTTCGTACGACCCGCGACAGTCGGGCTTCTCGTCCTGACCCTGCTCGGACTGGGCTTCCTGGGCCTCTGGTGGCTCGCCATGGGACGGCGACTCGTCTGGAGCAGCACCGTCGGCTTCGACATCGCCCTCCTCGCGATCCTGATGACAGTGGTGACCAGCCGCGTCTTCTCCCCGCAGTACATGCTCTGGCTGATCGGTCTGGCGGCGGTCTGCCTTACCCGCCGGGACACCACGCAACGCGTCGCGTGCGCCCTGGTCATGGTCGCGACCGCGTTGACCAGTGCCCTCTTCCCGTGGTTCTACGCACAGGTGTCGACGGATCCCGACTGGCCGGGCACAGCGCTGCTGGTCATCCGGAACGCACTCGTCGTGGCGGCGCTCGGCATCGGCTTCCACACGCTGACCCGCGGTGCCGTACGGACACGGCCGGACACCGGTGGGACACGACCCGACCCGGTCACGAACACCGCGACCGGTAGCGACGTCATGCGGTGA